A genomic window from Megalobrama amblycephala isolate DHTTF-2021 linkage group LG2, ASM1881202v1, whole genome shotgun sequence includes:
- the xpnpep1 gene encoding xaa-Pro aminopeptidase 1 isoform X1: MSPKITVELLRQLRQAMRNSKCITEPIQAYIIPSGDAHQSEYIAPCDCRREFICGFNGSAGTAIVTEQHAALWTDGRYFLQASQQMDNNWTLMKMGLKETPSQEDWLISVLPENSKVGVDPWIIAADQWKNMSKALSSAGHSLVAVQDNLIDTIWEDRPPRPSTKLMALGLKYTGLTWQDKITALRGKMAERKISWFVVTALDEIAWLFNLRGSDIEYNPVFFAYAIIGLSSIKLFVDSKRLLDPAVRQHLELDSPSQPDLTVQCFPYESVFTELQAVCAALAPKDKMWVCDKASCALTQVIPKAHRSAIPYTPLCLAKAVKNPTEIQGMKMAHIKDAVALCELFAWLEKEIPKGTVTEISAADKAEELRSQQKDFVGLSFPSISSVGPNGAIIHYRPLPETNRTLSLNEIYLIDSGAQYKDGTTDVTRTVHFGTPSDYEKECFTYVLKGHIAVSAAVFPNGTKGHLLDSFARAALWDSGLDYLHGTGHGVGCFLNVHEGPCGISYKTFADEPLEAGMIVSDEPGYYEDGSFGIRLENVVLVVPAKTKYNYRNRGSLTFEPLTLVPIQLKMINTDLLTQKERDWVNDYHRKCRETIGAELERQGRKEALDWLVRETQPIV; encoded by the exons ATGTCCCCAAAGATCACAGTGGAGTTGCTCAGGCAGCTCCGGCAGGCCATGAGGAACAGCAAGTGCATCACAGAGCCCATCCAAGCTTACATCATCCCATCAGGAGATGCTCATCAG AGTGAATACATCGCGCCCTGTGACTGCCGTCGTGAATTCATCTGTGGATTCAACGGCTCTGCAG GTACTGCTATTGTCACAGAACAGCATGCGGCTTTATGGACAGATGGGCGGTACTTCCTTCAGGCCAGCCAACAGATGGACAATAACTGGACTCTGATGAAAATGG GACTGAAGGAAACACCGTCCCAGGAGGACTGGCTCATCAGCGTTCTCCCAGAAAACTCCAAAGTGGGAGTTGATCCTTGGATCATTGCTGCCG ACCAGTGGAAGAACATGTCTAAGGCTTTGAGCAGCGCGGGTCACTCTTTGGTTGCGGTGCAGGACAATCTCATTGACACTATCTGGGAGGATCGGCCGCCTCGACCCAGCACCAAACTCATGGCCCTGGGGCTCAAATACACCG GTCTCACCTGGCAAGATAAAATCACAGCTCTGAGAGGAAAAATGGCAGAAAGGAAGATTTCCTGGTTTGTGGTGACAGCTCTAGATGAAATTGCGT GGCTTTTTAACCTGCGCGGGTCAGATATCGAGTACAACCCCGTGTTCTTCGCCTACGCGATCATCGGCCTTAGCAGCATAAA ATTGTTTGTGGACAGCAAGCGTTTGTTGGACCCTGCGGTCCGGCAGCATTTGGAACTGGACAGCCCGAGCCAACCGGATCTGACCGTCCAGTGCTTTCCGTACGAGTCTGTGTTCACGGAGCTGCAGGCGGTTTGTGCGGCGCTGGCGCCCAAAGATAAGATGTGGGTTTGCGACAAAGCCAGCTGTGCTCTTACACAAGTCATACCCAAG GCCCACAGATCTGCAATCCCATACACACCCTTATGTCTGGCTAAAGCCGTCAAGAACCCCACAGAGATCCAGGGCATGAAAATGGCACAT aTAAAAGACGCAGTGgcactgtgtgaactttttgCCTGGCTGGAGAAAGAG ATTCCCAAAGGTACGGTCACAGAGATATCAGCAGCAGATAAAGCAGAAGAATTACGCAG TCAACAGAAAGACTTTGTTGGGCTGAGTTTTCCATCCATCTCTAGTGTCGGACCAAACGGGGCCATAATACATTACAG GCCTCTCCCAGAAACCAACAGGACTCTTTCTCTTAATGAAATTTATCTTATTGACTCCGGCGCTCAGTACAA AGATGGAACTACAGATGTGACTCGTACGGTGCATTTTGGGACTCCTTCTGATTATGAgaag GAATGCTTTACATACGTTTTAAAGGGACACATCGCCGTCAGTGCTGCGGTTTTTCCCAATGGTACCAAAG GTCACCTGTTGGACTCGTTTGCTCGTGCTGCTCTCTGGGACTCTGGATTGGACTATCTTCATGGTACGGGCCACGGCGTCGGATGTTTCCTAAATGTGCATGAGGGTCCATGTGGCATCAGCTATAAAACATTTGCAGACGAACCTCTGGAGGCCGGAATGATTGTCAGCGATG AGCCCGGGTACTATGAAGATGGATCTTTTGGCATTCGGCTGGAAAACGTTGTCCTGGTCGTTCCTGCAAAAACCAAA TATAACTACAGGAACAGAGGTAGTCTGACGTTTGAACCCCTCACCCTGGTCCCCATCCAGCTGAAGATGATCAACACAGACCTGCTCACACAGAAAGAG CGCGATTGGGTGAATGACTACCACAGGAAATGCCGGGAGACGATTGGGGCAGAGCTGGAGCGGCAAGGCCGGAAGGAGGCTCTGGATTGGCTGGTCCGGGAAACTCAGCCAATTGTCTGA
- the xpnpep1 gene encoding xaa-Pro aminopeptidase 1 isoform X2, whose protein sequence is MSPKITVELLRQLRQAMRNSKCITEPIQAYIIPSGDAHQSEYIAPCDCRREFICGFNGSAGTAIVTEQHAALWTDGRYFLQASQQMDNNWTLMKMGLKETPSQEDWLISVLPENSKVGVDPWIIAADQWKNMSKALSSAGHSLVAVQDNLIDTIWEDRPPRPSTKLMALGLKYTGLTWQDKITALRGKMAERKISWFVVTALDEIAWLFNLRGSDIEYNPVFFAYAIIGLSSIKLFVDSKRLLDPAVRQHLELDSPSQPDLTVQCFPYESVFTELQAVCAALAPKDKMWVCDKASCALTQVIPKAHRSAIPYTPLCLAKAVKNPTEIQGMKMAHIKDAVALCELFAWLEKEIPKGTVTEISAADKAEELRSQQKDFVGLSFPSISSVGPNGAIIHYRPLPETNRTLSLNEIYLIDSGAQYKDGTTDVTRTVHFGTPSDYEKECFTYVLKGHIAVSAAVFPNGTKGHLLDSFARAALWDSGLDYLHGTGHGVGCFLNVHEGPCGISYKTFADEPLEAGMIVSDEPGYYEDGSFGIRLENVVLVVPAKTKYNYRNRYSPSKYLRLRDASSTPVGVNIEPKT, encoded by the exons ATGTCCCCAAAGATCACAGTGGAGTTGCTCAGGCAGCTCCGGCAGGCCATGAGGAACAGCAAGTGCATCACAGAGCCCATCCAAGCTTACATCATCCCATCAGGAGATGCTCATCAG AGTGAATACATCGCGCCCTGTGACTGCCGTCGTGAATTCATCTGTGGATTCAACGGCTCTGCAG GTACTGCTATTGTCACAGAACAGCATGCGGCTTTATGGACAGATGGGCGGTACTTCCTTCAGGCCAGCCAACAGATGGACAATAACTGGACTCTGATGAAAATGG GACTGAAGGAAACACCGTCCCAGGAGGACTGGCTCATCAGCGTTCTCCCAGAAAACTCCAAAGTGGGAGTTGATCCTTGGATCATTGCTGCCG ACCAGTGGAAGAACATGTCTAAGGCTTTGAGCAGCGCGGGTCACTCTTTGGTTGCGGTGCAGGACAATCTCATTGACACTATCTGGGAGGATCGGCCGCCTCGACCCAGCACCAAACTCATGGCCCTGGGGCTCAAATACACCG GTCTCACCTGGCAAGATAAAATCACAGCTCTGAGAGGAAAAATGGCAGAAAGGAAGATTTCCTGGTTTGTGGTGACAGCTCTAGATGAAATTGCGT GGCTTTTTAACCTGCGCGGGTCAGATATCGAGTACAACCCCGTGTTCTTCGCCTACGCGATCATCGGCCTTAGCAGCATAAA ATTGTTTGTGGACAGCAAGCGTTTGTTGGACCCTGCGGTCCGGCAGCATTTGGAACTGGACAGCCCGAGCCAACCGGATCTGACCGTCCAGTGCTTTCCGTACGAGTCTGTGTTCACGGAGCTGCAGGCGGTTTGTGCGGCGCTGGCGCCCAAAGATAAGATGTGGGTTTGCGACAAAGCCAGCTGTGCTCTTACACAAGTCATACCCAAG GCCCACAGATCTGCAATCCCATACACACCCTTATGTCTGGCTAAAGCCGTCAAGAACCCCACAGAGATCCAGGGCATGAAAATGGCACAT aTAAAAGACGCAGTGgcactgtgtgaactttttgCCTGGCTGGAGAAAGAG ATTCCCAAAGGTACGGTCACAGAGATATCAGCAGCAGATAAAGCAGAAGAATTACGCAG TCAACAGAAAGACTTTGTTGGGCTGAGTTTTCCATCCATCTCTAGTGTCGGACCAAACGGGGCCATAATACATTACAG GCCTCTCCCAGAAACCAACAGGACTCTTTCTCTTAATGAAATTTATCTTATTGACTCCGGCGCTCAGTACAA AGATGGAACTACAGATGTGACTCGTACGGTGCATTTTGGGACTCCTTCTGATTATGAgaag GAATGCTTTACATACGTTTTAAAGGGACACATCGCCGTCAGTGCTGCGGTTTTTCCCAATGGTACCAAAG GTCACCTGTTGGACTCGTTTGCTCGTGCTGCTCTCTGGGACTCTGGATTGGACTATCTTCATGGTACGGGCCACGGCGTCGGATGTTTCCTAAATGTGCATGAGGGTCCATGTGGCATCAGCTATAAAACATTTGCAGACGAACCTCTGGAGGCCGGAATGATTGTCAGCGATG AGCCCGGGTACTATGAAGATGGATCTTTTGGCATTCGGCTGGAAAACGTTGTCCTGGTCGTTCCTGCAAAAACCAAA TATAACTACAGGAACCGATATAGTCCGTCCAAATATTTGCGTTTACGTGATGCTTCCTCCACACCAGTAGGTGTCAATATTGAGCCCAAGACGTAA
- the xpnpep1 gene encoding xaa-Pro aminopeptidase 1 isoform X3: MSPKITVELLRQLRQAMRNSKCITEPIQAYIIPSGDAHQSEYIAPCDCRREFICGFNGSAGTAIVTEQHAALWTDGRYFLQASQQMDNNWTLMKMGLKETPSQEDWLISVLPENSKVGVDPWIIAADQWKNMSKALSSAGHSLVAVQDNLIDTIWEDRPPRPSTKLMALGLKYTGLTWQDKITALRGKMAERKISWFVVTALDEIAWLFNLRGSDIEYNPVFFAYAIIGLSSIKLFVDSKRLLDPAVRQHLELDSPSQPDLTVQCFPYESVFTELQAVCAALAPKDKMWVCDKASCALTQVIPKAHRSAIPYTPLCLAKAVKNPTEIQGMKMAHIKDAVALCELFAWLEKEIPKGTVTEISAADKAEELRSQQKDFVGLSFPSISSVGPNGAIIHYRPLPETNRTLSLNEIYLIDSGAQYKDGTTDVTRTVHFGTPSDYEKECFTYVLKGHIAVSAAVFPNGTKGHLLDSFARAALWDSGLDYLHGTGHGVGCFLNVHEGPCGISYKTFADEPLEAGMIVSDEPGYYEDGSFGIRLENVVLVVPAKTKYNYRNRDSPSKYLHLRDASSTPIGVSIEPKT, translated from the exons ATGTCCCCAAAGATCACAGTGGAGTTGCTCAGGCAGCTCCGGCAGGCCATGAGGAACAGCAAGTGCATCACAGAGCCCATCCAAGCTTACATCATCCCATCAGGAGATGCTCATCAG AGTGAATACATCGCGCCCTGTGACTGCCGTCGTGAATTCATCTGTGGATTCAACGGCTCTGCAG GTACTGCTATTGTCACAGAACAGCATGCGGCTTTATGGACAGATGGGCGGTACTTCCTTCAGGCCAGCCAACAGATGGACAATAACTGGACTCTGATGAAAATGG GACTGAAGGAAACACCGTCCCAGGAGGACTGGCTCATCAGCGTTCTCCCAGAAAACTCCAAAGTGGGAGTTGATCCTTGGATCATTGCTGCCG ACCAGTGGAAGAACATGTCTAAGGCTTTGAGCAGCGCGGGTCACTCTTTGGTTGCGGTGCAGGACAATCTCATTGACACTATCTGGGAGGATCGGCCGCCTCGACCCAGCACCAAACTCATGGCCCTGGGGCTCAAATACACCG GTCTCACCTGGCAAGATAAAATCACAGCTCTGAGAGGAAAAATGGCAGAAAGGAAGATTTCCTGGTTTGTGGTGACAGCTCTAGATGAAATTGCGT GGCTTTTTAACCTGCGCGGGTCAGATATCGAGTACAACCCCGTGTTCTTCGCCTACGCGATCATCGGCCTTAGCAGCATAAA ATTGTTTGTGGACAGCAAGCGTTTGTTGGACCCTGCGGTCCGGCAGCATTTGGAACTGGACAGCCCGAGCCAACCGGATCTGACCGTCCAGTGCTTTCCGTACGAGTCTGTGTTCACGGAGCTGCAGGCGGTTTGTGCGGCGCTGGCGCCCAAAGATAAGATGTGGGTTTGCGACAAAGCCAGCTGTGCTCTTACACAAGTCATACCCAAG GCCCACAGATCTGCAATCCCATACACACCCTTATGTCTGGCTAAAGCCGTCAAGAACCCCACAGAGATCCAGGGCATGAAAATGGCACAT aTAAAAGACGCAGTGgcactgtgtgaactttttgCCTGGCTGGAGAAAGAG ATTCCCAAAGGTACGGTCACAGAGATATCAGCAGCAGATAAAGCAGAAGAATTACGCAG TCAACAGAAAGACTTTGTTGGGCTGAGTTTTCCATCCATCTCTAGTGTCGGACCAAACGGGGCCATAATACATTACAG GCCTCTCCCAGAAACCAACAGGACTCTTTCTCTTAATGAAATTTATCTTATTGACTCCGGCGCTCAGTACAA AGATGGAACTACAGATGTGACTCGTACGGTGCATTTTGGGACTCCTTCTGATTATGAgaag GAATGCTTTACATACGTTTTAAAGGGACACATCGCCGTCAGTGCTGCGGTTTTTCCCAATGGTACCAAAG GTCACCTGTTGGACTCGTTTGCTCGTGCTGCTCTCTGGGACTCTGGATTGGACTATCTTCATGGTACGGGCCACGGCGTCGGATGTTTCCTAAATGTGCATGAGGGTCCATGTGGCATCAGCTATAAAACATTTGCAGACGAACCTCTGGAGGCCGGAATGATTGTCAGCGATG AGCCCGGGTACTATGAAGATGGATCTTTTGGCATTCGGCTGGAAAACGTTGTCCTGGTCGTTCCTGCAAAAACCAAA TATAACTACAGGAACAGAGATAGTCCGTCGAAATATTTGCATTTACGTGATGCTTCCTCCACACCAATAGGTGTCAGTATTGAGCCCAAGACGTAA